A region of Streptomyces paludis DNA encodes the following proteins:
- a CDS encoding CCA tRNA nucleotidyltransferase, protein MPNANEDNPRALSQVQRRAVSELLRVSPVADDLARRFQEAGFSLALVGGSVRDALLGRLGNDLDFTTDARPEDVLKIVRPWADAVWEVGIAFGTVGCQKDARVGDTDQRFLVEVTTYRSEAYDRTSRKPEVSYGDSIEQDLVRRDFTVNAMAVALPQKEFIDPHGGLKDLSERVLRTPGTPEDSFSDDPLRMLRAARFAAQLDFDVAPEVVAAMKDMAGRIEIVSAERVRDELNKLILSTHPRKGLALLVDTGLADHILPELPALRLEDDEHHRHKDVYDHSLIVLEQAIDLEEDGPDLVLRLAALLHDIGKPRTRRFEKDGRVSFHHHEVVGAKMTKKRMTALKYSNELVKDVSRLVELHLRFHGYGTGEWTDSAVRRYVRDAGPLLERLHKLTRSDCTTRNKRKATALSRAYDGLEERVAQLQEQEELDSIRPDLDGNQIMKILGVGPGPEIGAAYAFLLELRLENGPVGHDAAVTALKKWWAERG, encoded by the coding sequence GTGCCGAACGCCAATGAAGACAATCCCCGTGCCCTCAGCCAGGTGCAGCGCCGCGCGGTCAGTGAACTGCTGCGGGTGTCCCCGGTCGCCGACGATCTCGCGCGCCGATTCCAGGAGGCCGGATTCAGCCTCGCGCTGGTCGGCGGTTCGGTCAGGGACGCCCTTCTCGGCCGGCTCGGCAATGACCTGGACTTCACGACCGACGCCCGGCCCGAGGACGTACTGAAGATCGTCCGGCCCTGGGCGGACGCCGTGTGGGAGGTCGGGATCGCCTTCGGCACGGTGGGCTGCCAGAAGGACGCGCGCGTCGGGGACACCGATCAGCGTTTCCTGGTCGAGGTGACGACCTACCGTTCGGAGGCGTACGACCGGACCTCCAGGAAGCCCGAGGTGTCCTACGGGGACTCCATCGAGCAGGATCTCGTCCGCCGGGACTTCACGGTGAACGCGATGGCCGTCGCGCTGCCGCAGAAGGAGTTCATCGACCCCCACGGCGGGCTCAAGGATCTCTCCGAGCGAGTACTGCGCACACCCGGCACCCCGGAGGACTCCTTCTCCGACGATCCGCTGCGGATGCTCCGGGCCGCGCGATTCGCCGCGCAGCTCGACTTCGATGTGGCGCCCGAGGTGGTCGCGGCGATGAAGGACATGGCCGGCCGTATCGAGATCGTCTCCGCCGAGCGGGTACGGGACGAGCTGAACAAGCTGATTCTCTCCACCCACCCCCGTAAGGGGCTGGCCCTGCTCGTCGACACCGGACTCGCCGACCACATCCTGCCCGAGCTGCCCGCGCTGCGGCTGGAGGACGATGAGCACCACCGGCACAAGGATGTCTACGATCACTCGCTGATCGTTCTGGAACAGGCCATCGACCTGGAGGAGGACGGCCCCGATCTGGTCCTCCGGCTCGCGGCACTGCTCCATGACATCGGCAAGCCCCGGACGCGGCGCTTCGAGAAGGACGGCCGGGTCTCCTTCCACCACCACGAGGTGGTGGGAGCGAAGATGACCAAGAAGCGGATGACCGCGCTCAAGTACTCCAATGAGCTGGTGAAGGACGTCTCGCGGCTGGTGGAGCTGCATCTGCGCTTCCACGGCTATGGAACGGGTGAGTGGACCGACTCGGCCGTACGGCGCTATGTGCGGGATGCCGGTCCGCTGCTGGAGAGGCTGCACAAGCTCACCCGCTCGGACTGCACCACCCGTAACAAGCGGAAGGCCACCGCCCTCTCCCGGGCGTACGACGGTCTGGAAGAGCGCGTCGCTCAGCTCCAGGAGCAGGAGGAGCTGGACTCCATCCGACCCGATCTGGACGGCAACCAGATCATGAAGATCCTCGGGGTGGGGCCCGGCCCCGAGATCGGTGCGGCCTACGCGTTCCTGCTGGAGCTGCGGCTGGAGAACGGACCGGTGGGCCATGACGCGGCCGTCACCGCTCTGAAGAAGTGGTGGGCGGAGCGCGGCTGA
- a CDS encoding inositol-3-phosphate synthase, with protein sequence MGSVRVAIVGVGNCAASLVQGVEYYKDADPAGKVPGLMHVSFGEYHVRDIEFVAAFDVDAKKVGLDLSDAIGASENNTIKICDVPSKGITVQRGHTLDGLGKYYRQTIEESAEAPVDIVQALKDSEADVLVCYLPVGSDSAAKYYAQCAIDAKVAFVNALPVFIAGTKEWADKFTEAGVPIVGDDIKSQVGATITHRVMAKLFEDRGVVLDRTMQLNVGGNMDFKNMLERERLESKKISKTQAVTSQIPDRDLGADNVHIGPSDYVAWLDDRKWAYVRLEGRAFGDVPLNLEYKLEVWDSPNSAGVIIDAVRAAKIAKDRGIGGPILSASSYFMKSPPVQYFDDEARENVEKFIAGEVER encoded by the coding sequence ATGGGTTCCGTACGCGTAGCCATCGTCGGCGTGGGCAACTGCGCCGCCTCACTGGTGCAGGGCGTCGAGTACTACAAGGACGCCGACCCGGCGGGCAAGGTGCCGGGGCTGATGCACGTCTCGTTCGGCGAGTACCACGTACGGGACATCGAGTTCGTGGCCGCGTTCGACGTGGACGCGAAGAAGGTCGGCCTCGACCTCTCGGACGCCATCGGTGCCAGCGAGAACAACACCATCAAGATCTGCGACGTGCCGTCCAAGGGCATCACGGTGCAGCGCGGCCACACCCTCGACGGCCTGGGCAAGTACTACCGCCAGACCATCGAGGAGTCGGCCGAGGCGCCGGTGGACATCGTCCAGGCGCTCAAGGACAGCGAGGCCGATGTCCTGGTCTGCTACCTGCCCGTCGGCTCGGACTCGGCTGCGAAGTACTACGCCCAGTGCGCCATCGACGCCAAGGTCGCCTTCGTCAACGCCCTTCCGGTCTTTATCGCCGGCACCAAGGAGTGGGCGGACAAGTTCACCGAGGCCGGTGTCCCGATCGTCGGTGACGACATCAAGTCCCAGGTCGGCGCCACGATCACGCACCGCGTCATGGCGAAGCTCTTCGAGGACCGGGGCGTCGTCCTGGACCGCACGATGCAGCTGAACGTCGGCGGGAACATGGACTTCAAGAACATGCTTGAGCGTGAGCGCCTGGAGTCCAAGAAGATCTCCAAGACGCAGGCCGTCACCTCGCAGATCCCCGACCGGGACCTGGGCGCCGACAACGTGCACATCGGCCCGTCGGACTATGTCGCCTGGCTCGACGACCGCAAGTGGGCGTATGTCCGCCTTGAGGGCCGCGCCTTCGGCGATGTCCCGCTGAACCTGGAGTACAAGCTGGAGGTCTGGGACTCCCCGAACTCCGCCGGTGTCATCATCGACGCCGTCCGCGCGGCGAAGATCGCCAAGGACCGCGGTATCGGCGGCCCCATCCTCTCCGCGTCCTCGTACTTCATGAAGAGCCCGCCGGTCCAGTACTTCGACGACGAGGCCCGCGAGAACGTCGAGAAGTTCATCGCAGGCGAGGTCGAGCGCTAG
- a CDS encoding DUF6049 family protein, with translation MAEAADFQGLGPSPARRWLRRTATVIAGVPLLASLLAGTTAPAARAATQATGSSTVAVALDTLAPSAPVKGDTLTISGTVTNKGKSKVTDAQVDLRVGPRLTGRTAIDDAAARSGSSTGDAAPVGGKYKVTFPELAAGISRDFALSVPVDKLGLDEDGVYQLGVSLTGRTTAAPYDQVLGIQRTFLPWQPDATDEKTQLTVLWPLISSTHLSAETGSDDRQTPVFENDDLAEELAPGGRLEQLVSVGSRLPVTWVIDPDVLATADAMTRNYNIRNGDSVVPGRNQAVATQWLNALEKAVKNSKVIALPFADPDLASLAHRGKDVPGALSHLQPATDVAARTVETILHVQPSVDFAWPVDGAIDPSIVDVATSAGAHKVITRSDSLQDNLSYTPNAARPIGGGTTAVVADTRLSTAFENDMTAAGSSTLAVQKFLAQTLAVTLQQPENQRSIVVAPQRMPTAAQAQSLARALRALDSERWTQPSDLIAAAAVQPDSDATTKVPSASRYPEKLRARELPTDAFLAIKKTQERLDNFKAILSSPDRVAAPFGNAVSRAMSTSWRGNAIGGRQYREAVNDYLTGLTSEVRLIPKSVLTLSGRSATIPVTVQNKLLQGVQDLVLRLRSDNPTRLKLDDDQAVAERPIKIDGGHSQSVKFTGAGNANGPVQVTAQLYTVDGRPYGAPMTFQVKVSEITPTVMLVIAGGVLLLVLAGVKMYSRRKRAVARKEAAAPSEGTDGAGETGPGASEDTDPGQPSDPTPDTGPESADASGTGEKVDR, from the coding sequence GTGGCCGAGGCGGCAGACTTCCAGGGGTTGGGCCCTTCTCCTGCCCGCCGGTGGCTGCGGCGCACAGCCACGGTGATCGCGGGAGTACCGCTTCTGGCGAGTCTGCTGGCAGGCACCACCGCCCCGGCGGCCCGGGCCGCGACACAGGCCACCGGCTCCAGCACGGTCGCTGTGGCGCTGGACACACTGGCCCCCAGCGCTCCGGTGAAGGGCGACACCCTCACGATCTCCGGCACGGTGACCAACAAGGGCAAGAGCAAGGTCACCGACGCCCAGGTCGATCTGCGGGTGGGGCCCCGTCTGACCGGCCGGACGGCCATCGACGACGCCGCCGCGCGCTCGGGAAGCTCCACCGGTGACGCCGCTCCGGTGGGCGGCAAGTACAAGGTCACCTTTCCCGAGCTGGCCGCCGGTATCTCACGGGACTTCGCGCTCTCCGTACCGGTCGACAAGCTCGGTCTCGACGAGGACGGGGTCTACCAGCTCGGCGTCTCGCTGACCGGCCGGACCACCGCGGCGCCGTACGACCAGGTGCTCGGCATCCAGCGCACCTTCCTCCCCTGGCAGCCCGACGCCACCGACGAGAAGACCCAGCTCACGGTCCTCTGGCCGCTGATCTCCTCGACGCATCTCTCGGCGGAGACCGGCTCGGACGACCGGCAGACGCCCGTCTTCGAGAACGACGACCTGGCGGAGGAGCTGGCCCCGGGCGGACGCCTTGAGCAGCTGGTCTCCGTCGGCAGCCGGCTGCCCGTGACCTGGGTCATCGATCCCGATGTCCTCGCCACCGCCGATGCCATGACGCGGAACTACAACATCAGGAACGGGGACTCGGTCGTTCCCGGCCGGAACCAGGCCGTCGCCACCCAGTGGCTCAACGCGCTGGAGAAGGCGGTGAAGAACAGCAAGGTCATCGCACTGCCGTTCGCCGACCCCGATCTGGCGTCGCTCGCGCACCGCGGCAAGGACGTCCCCGGCGCGCTCAGCCATCTCCAGCCCGCGACCGATGTGGCCGCCAGGACCGTGGAGACGATTCTCCATGTGCAGCCGTCGGTCGACTTCGCCTGGCCCGTGGACGGCGCGATCGACCCCTCGATCGTCGATGTCGCCACATCGGCGGGTGCCCACAAGGTGATCACCCGCAGCGACAGCCTCCAGGACAATCTCTCTTACACCCCGAACGCCGCGCGGCCGATCGGCGGCGGCACGACAGCCGTGGTCGCGGACACCCGGCTGTCCACCGCCTTCGAGAACGACATGACAGCGGCGGGCAGCTCCACCCTCGCCGTGCAGAAGTTCCTCGCGCAGACCCTGGCCGTCACCCTCCAGCAGCCCGAGAACCAGCGCAGCATCGTGGTCGCTCCGCAGCGGATGCCCACGGCGGCGCAGGCCCAGTCGCTGGCGCGCGCGCTGCGCGCCCTGGACTCCGAGCGCTGGACGCAGCCGAGCGATCTGATCGCCGCCGCCGCGGTCCAGCCCGACTCCGACGCCACCACGAAGGTGCCGAGCGCCTCGCGCTACCCGGAGAAACTGCGGGCCCGGGAGCTGCCGACCGACGCGTTCCTCGCGATCAAGAAGACACAGGAGCGACTGGACAACTTCAAGGCCATCCTCAGCTCGCCGGACCGGGTGGCGGCTCCCTTCGGCAACGCGGTCAGCCGGGCGATGTCGACGTCCTGGCGCGGCAACGCCATCGGGGGCCGGCAGTACCGCGAGGCGGTGAACGACTATCTGACGGGGCTGACCAGCGAGGTCCGCCTCATCCCCAAGTCGGTCCTCACCCTGTCGGGACGCAGTGCGACCATCCCGGTGACGGTCCAGAACAAGCTGTTGCAGGGCGTCCAGGATCTGGTGCTGCGGCTCAGGTCCGACAACCCGACCCGGCTCAAGCTCGACGACGACCAAGCCGTGGCGGAGCGGCCGATCAAGATCGACGGTGGGCACAGCCAGTCGGTGAAGTTCACCGGCGCGGGCAACGCCAACGGTCCGGTCCAGGTGACCGCCCAGCTGTACACGGTGGACGGCAGACCGTACGGCGCCCCGATGACCTTCCAGGTCAAGGTCTCCGAGATCACGCCCACCGTCATGCTCGTCATCGCCGGCGGAGTGCTGCTGCTGGTGCTGGCCGGGGTGAAGATGTACAGCCGCCGCAAGCGGGCGGTCGCCCGCAAGGAAGCAGCGGCACCCTCAGAGGGCACCGACGGCGCCGGTGAGACCGGTCCGGGCGCCTCCGAGGACACGGATCCCGGGCAGCCGAGTGACCCGACACCGGACACCGGACCGGAAAGCGCGGACGCGTCGGGCACGGGTGAGAAAGTGGACCGTTGA
- a CDS encoding transglycosylase domain-containing protein: MSEHRRKPPQPEGGGRAAARRASQQSSGRRAAPSRESTESPSAAHDSEERPFSSRAEARRAAQRGGRRGGGGDSGRAEPSKKRLIDYPRHGKDGWQRWMPSWKQTTALGVGVVGSILAAGTVAYALVQVPDRQLASRAENNVYYWDDGSQMAATGGTKNRQEVGIAKIPKAMQHAVISAENKSFEDDPGVDFKGMARALYNMAKGGNTQGGSTITQQYVKNARLGDQSQTLDRKFKELFIAMKVNAEMEKPQIMEGYLNSSYFGRGAWGIQAAARTYYGKDAVDLSPSECAFLASLLKGATFYDPAGNVAYNSNATAEKNTERATKRWRWILDEMVKDGHLDAAKRAEFTKFPMPKKLKQNDDLGGQIGYLVDLARANFVNSNKAGHTVEDLAKGGFEIHTTFDKKKVQALEKAVVKIQKEHIDPEKRPKTDTHVQFGGASVEPDTGKIVAIYGGEDATKHFTNNADKTGAQVGSTFKPFVLAAAMKNGVRDKKLGREQSDAQRTKVSPDKSIYNGDNKVKIKNYDGSVWTNEEGKEWLQTNDGDASYGPIDLREAMRESANSPFVQLGMDIGIPLVRQAAIDAGLRDDDTLSKSEVPSFSIGISSPSAIRMAGSYATFAASGKQRDVYSVTEVFKRGKSIYKHEGKEKTAFSAAVADNVTDVLKTVVEKGTGTSAKLEGRDVAGKTGTTDGNKSAWFVGYTPQLSTAIDMYRMDDDENNKNREFLQMYGTGDQDSIHGASFPAEIWHDYMSEALKDEKILKFPKPEPIGDAVIDGEPAGPSESPSESPSETPSESPSETPTDTSSEPTASEPPKSSPTNTCLPLVGCGNGGGNGNGGNGNNGGNGNNGGSGDTGTDQGTDSGGGSGGGESASPTPSEDETSSDAGGGTGIFGGSRGES, encoded by the coding sequence ATGAGCGAGCACCGTCGCAAGCCGCCACAGCCAGAGGGGGGCGGTCGTGCCGCGGCCAGGCGTGCGTCCCAGCAGTCGTCAGGCCGCCGCGCCGCGCCTTCCCGAGAAAGCACCGAATCGCCCTCCGCCGCGCACGACAGCGAGGAGCGCCCCTTCAGCAGCAGGGCCGAGGCCAGACGGGCTGCCCAGCGCGGTGGGCGGCGCGGCGGCGGGGGGGACTCCGGCCGCGCCGAGCCGTCCAAGAAGCGGCTGATCGACTACCCGCGCCACGGCAAGGACGGCTGGCAGCGCTGGATGCCGTCGTGGAAGCAGACGACCGCGCTGGGGGTCGGTGTCGTCGGCTCCATCCTCGCCGCCGGGACCGTCGCCTACGCCCTCGTCCAGGTTCCGGACCGGCAGCTCGCCTCCAGGGCCGAGAACAACGTCTACTACTGGGACGACGGCTCGCAGATGGCCGCGACCGGCGGTACGAAGAACCGGCAGGAGGTCGGGATCGCCAAGATCCCCAAGGCGATGCAGCACGCGGTCATCTCCGCCGAGAACAAGTCGTTCGAGGACGACCCCGGCGTCGACTTCAAGGGCATGGCCCGCGCGCTGTACAACATGGCCAAGGGCGGCAACACGCAGGGTGGTTCGACCATCACCCAGCAGTACGTCAAGAACGCCCGGCTCGGCGACCAGAGCCAGACGCTGGACCGCAAGTTCAAAGAGCTGTTCATCGCCATGAAGGTGAACGCCGAGATGGAAAAGCCCCAGATCATGGAGGGCTATCTCAACTCCTCCTACTTCGGACGCGGCGCCTGGGGCATCCAGGCCGCCGCCCGTACGTACTACGGCAAGGACGCGGTCGACCTGAGCCCGAGCGAGTGCGCCTTCCTCGCCTCGCTCCTCAAGGGCGCCACCTTCTACGACCCGGCCGGCAATGTCGCGTACAACTCGAACGCCACCGCTGAGAAGAACACCGAGCGGGCCACGAAGCGGTGGAGGTGGATCCTCGACGAGATGGTGAAGGACGGCCACCTCGACGCGGCCAAGCGTGCCGAGTTCACCAAGTTCCCGATGCCGAAGAAGCTGAAGCAGAACGACGATCTCGGCGGTCAGATCGGCTACCTGGTCGACCTCGCGCGGGCGAACTTCGTCAACAGCAACAAGGCTGGCCACACCGTCGAGGATCTCGCCAAGGGCGGCTTCGAGATCCACACGACCTTCGACAAGAAGAAGGTCCAGGCGCTGGAGAAGGCCGTGGTCAAGATCCAGAAGGAGCACATCGACCCCGAGAAGCGTCCCAAGACCGACACCCATGTCCAGTTCGGCGGCGCCTCGGTCGAGCCGGACACCGGGAAGATCGTCGCCATCTACGGCGGTGAGGACGCCACCAAGCACTTCACCAACAACGCCGACAAGACGGGCGCGCAGGTCGGCTCGACCTTCAAGCCGTTCGTCCTGGCCGCGGCCATGAAGAACGGCGTCCGGGACAAGAAGCTCGGACGGGAGCAGTCCGACGCGCAGCGGACGAAGGTCTCGCCGGACAAGTCGATCTACAACGGCGACAACAAGGTGAAGATCAAGAACTACGACGGTTCGGTCTGGACCAACGAAGAGGGCAAGGAGTGGCTCCAGACGAACGACGGCGACGCGTCGTACGGGCCCATCGACCTCCGTGAGGCCATGCGCGAGTCGGCCAACTCCCCCTTCGTCCAGCTGGGCATGGACATCGGCATCCCGCTGGTACGGCAGGCGGCCATCGACGCCGGCCTGCGCGACGACGACACGCTCTCGAAGTCCGAAGTGCCGTCGTTCTCGATCGGTATCTCCTCCCCCAGCGCCATCCGGATGGCGGGCTCCTACGCCACCTTCGCCGCCAGCGGCAAGCAGCGTGACGTCTACTCCGTCACCGAGGTGTTCAAGCGCGGCAAGTCCATCTACAAGCACGAGGGCAAGGAGAAGACGGCCTTCTCCGCCGCGGTCGCCGACAACGTCACCGACGTACTGAAGACCGTCGTCGAAAAGGGCACCGGCACCAGCGCCAAGCTGGAAGGGCGCGATGTCGCCGGCAAGACCGGTACCACCGACGGCAACAAGTCGGCCTGGTTCGTGGGCTACACGCCGCAGCTGTCCACCGCCATCGACATGTACCGCATGGACGACGACGAGAACAACAAGAACCGCGAGTTCCTGCAGATGTACGGCACCGGCGATCAGGATTCGATCCACGGAGCGTCCTTCCCCGCCGAGATCTGGCACGACTACATGAGCGAGGCGCTCAAGGACGAGAAGATCCTCAAGTTCCCCAAGCCCGAGCCCATCGGTGACGCGGTGATCGACGGCGAACCCGCCGGCCCGTCCGAGAGCCCCTCGGAGTCCCCCTCCGAGACGCCGTCGGAGAGTCCCTCGGAGACCCCCACGGACACGTCCTCGGAGCCGACCGCCTCGGAGCCCCCGAAGTCGTCCCCGACCAATACCTGTCTCCCCCTGGTCGGCTGCGGCAATGGCGGCGGCAACGGCAATGGCGGCAATGGCAACAACGGCGGCAATGGCAACAACGGCGGCAGCGGCGACACCGGTACCGATCAAGGCACCGACAGCGGCGGAGGCAGCGGCGGAGGGGAATCCGCCTCTCCGACCCCCTCCGAGGACGAGACCAGCAGCGATGCCGGCGGCGGCACAGGAATCTTCGGAGGCAGCAGAGGCGAGAGTTAG
- a CDS encoding MFS transporter yields the protein MPVGRELRVLLRLGDFRRLLAVRLLSQGADGVFQVALAAYVVFSPEKQTSPAAIASAMAVLLLPYSLVGPFAGVLLDRWQRRQVFLYGNLLRAFLASCTALLIVASVPDWLFYASALSVTAVNRFVLAGLSAALPRVVDDEHLVIANSLSPTAGTLAATAGGGLAFVVRLAVADSDAAVVLLGATLYLCAALTSLLLARELLGPDPALLQPRLRAALASTAKGLSDGVLHLVERRAAARALAAMTVMRFCYGAMTVMVLMLCRYAWTERESDGLALLGLALGISGAGFFAAAVLTPWAVSRLGPYGWMALCAGAAAVLEPALGLPFAPVPLLIAAFVLGLITQGAKIATDTVVQTSVDDAFRGRVFSLYDVLFNIAFVGAAAVAALILPADGRSAPLVIMVAVLYAAVAVTLTRGRRCFT from the coding sequence ATGCCTGTCGGACGTGAACTGCGTGTGCTCCTGCGTCTTGGCGACTTCCGCCGGCTGCTGGCGGTCCGCCTTCTCTCCCAGGGCGCCGACGGCGTCTTCCAGGTCGCGCTTGCCGCGTACGTCGTGTTCTCCCCCGAGAAGCAGACGTCGCCCGCCGCGATCGCCTCCGCCATGGCGGTGCTCCTGCTGCCCTACTCCCTGGTCGGCCCGTTCGCCGGGGTGCTGCTGGACCGCTGGCAGCGCCGTCAGGTGTTCCTGTACGGGAATCTGCTGCGGGCGTTCCTGGCGAGCTGTACGGCGCTGCTTATCGTGGCCTCCGTGCCCGACTGGCTCTTCTACGCCTCGGCGCTCTCCGTGACCGCGGTCAACCGGTTCGTTCTCGCCGGTCTCTCGGCAGCGCTGCCGCGGGTCGTCGACGACGAGCATCTGGTGATCGCGAACTCTCTCTCACCGACGGCCGGCACGCTGGCCGCGACAGCGGGCGGTGGGCTCGCCTTTGTCGTACGGCTCGCGGTCGCCGATTCCGATGCCGCGGTGGTCCTGCTCGGCGCCACCCTCTATCTCTGCGCGGCACTCACCTCCCTCCTGCTGGCACGCGAGCTGCTCGGCCCCGATCCCGCACTGCTCCAGCCACGGCTGAGGGCAGCACTGGCTTCCACCGCGAAGGGGCTCTCCGACGGGGTGCTCCATCTGGTGGAGCGGCGGGCGGCGGCCCGCGCGCTGGCCGCCATGACGGTGATGCGCTTCTGCTACGGGGCCATGACCGTGATGGTGCTGATGCTGTGCCGCTACGCGTGGACGGAGCGCGAGTCCGACGGGCTGGCGCTGCTGGGGCTCGCGCTCGGTATATCCGGGGCGGGATTCTTCGCGGCGGCGGTCCTCACACCATGGGCGGTGTCGCGGCTCGGCCCGTACGGATGGATGGCGCTGTGCGCGGGGGCGGCGGCTGTTCTGGAGCCCGCCCTCGGGCTGCCTTTCGCCCCGGTGCCCCTGCTGATAGCCGCGTTCGTCCTCGGGCTGATCACCCAGGGCGCGAAGATCGCCACGGACACCGTGGTCCAGACGTCGGTGGATGACGCGTTCCGGGGCCGGGTCTTCTCGCTCTATGACGTTCTCTTCAATATCGCCTTTGTGGGCGCCGCGGCGGTGGCCGCGCTGATACTGCCGGCGGACGGCCGGTCGGCCCCCCTCGTCATAATGGTCGCCGTTCTCTATGCGGCGGTCGCCGTGACCCTGACGCGCGGGAGGCGATGTTTCACGTGA
- a CDS encoding PadR family transcriptional regulator yields MSRRSGILEFAVLGLLRESPMHGYELRKRLNTSLGIFRAFSYGTLYPCLKTLVANGWLIEEPGSAPEDALAASLAGRRAKIVYRLTADGKEHFEELLSHTGPDAWEDEHFAARFAFFGQTEREVRMRVLEGRRSRLEERLEKMRASLVRTRERLDDYTLELQRHGMESVEREVRWLNELIESERAGRDQRRSVHAEPAEQKGASEEPDGLPRHQDAASSGGTPPGRPGPPDPSAEGAG; encoded by the coding sequence GTGAGCAGACGCTCGGGCATCCTTGAGTTCGCCGTCCTCGGCCTGCTCCGCGAGTCCCCGATGCACGGCTATGAGCTGCGGAAACGGCTCAATACGTCACTGGGGATCTTCCGGGCCTTCAGCTACGGGACGCTCTATCCCTGCCTCAAGACGCTGGTGGCCAACGGCTGGTTGATCGAAGAGCCGGGCAGCGCCCCGGAGGACGCGCTCGCCGCTTCCCTGGCGGGCCGCCGGGCCAAGATCGTCTACCGGCTGACGGCGGACGGCAAGGAGCACTTCGAGGAACTGCTGTCGCACACCGGCCCCGACGCCTGGGAGGACGAGCACTTCGCTGCTCGGTTCGCCTTCTTCGGGCAGACGGAGCGCGAGGTGCGGATGCGGGTGCTGGAGGGCCGGCGCAGCCGGCTGGAGGAGCGGCTGGAGAAGATGCGCGCCTCCTTGGTCCGTACGCGCGAGCGTCTCGACGACTACACGCTGGAGCTTCAGCGGCACGGCATGGAGTCCGTGGAGCGCGAAGTGCGCTGGCTGAACGAACTCATCGAGAGCGAGCGGGCGGGACGGGATCAGAGACGGTCCGTCCATGCAGAGCCCGCTGAACAGAAAGGCGCCTCCGAAGAACCGGACGGCCTGCCCCGGCACCAGGACGCCGCGTCTTCCGGGGGTACGCCCCCGGGACGTCCCGGACCGCCGGATCCGTCCGCGGAAGGCGCCGGGTGA